AATTTTTCAACGAGGTGCCAAAACTCTTTAGAGTGATTTAAATGCTCTAAGTGGCATAACTCATGAACGATCACATAATCAATAACAGTTAAAGGCGTCATCATTAAGAGGTAATTAAAACTTACTTCACCTCGATTATTACAACTTCCCCAACGAGCACGGTACTGACGAATATTTATCGCTGTTGGGCACAAGGATATTTGTTTACTAATCCTTTCAAGGCGCTCACTGAATAACTGTTCAGCTTGCTGTTTAAAGTAGACTTCGAGTTGTTTTTTTATCTGTTTAGATATTGCTAAAGGATTTATTAACCTAGAATGAATTTTTTCACTTATAGCAACATTAAGTTGCTTAGTCGTAATTTCTTGATAATTCTTTGGTTCTATTTCAGCAATCACAAGATGGCTAAAATACACCTCAGATTTTTTTGCTATACAGATATTGAGAATGACTTTCTCGCCTAAGTAAAGCAAGTTTGAACCTTGACTGAAGTCACAATATTCAGGTGTTTTTTGTTGCTCAGCTAATTTACTACGCAGCCAAGCTGACTTTTCTTGAATAAAAGTATCAATAAAAGCTGATGTAACATAATGAGGGGCTCTCACAGTCACTTGACCATGTTTAACCTGCAGTGCCAGTGTTTTCCTACGCTTACTGCGAATAAGTTTATATTCAAGCATAGAATGTTAACCGCAACACATCATATTCACTTAACTAGCTTCGCTCAGTTTGGTGGTCGTTACTTTTGCTTTACTCTTTTTCGCTTTAGCCGCCGGCTTTTTTATTTCAATTTCAGCAATAGGTAAATCAGTTACTTTTTCAACTGACTTTTTAATGATTGCTTTTGTCGGTTTTTTTGCTAATAAGGCGACAAGTACTTCTTCTCGATGTTGTGCTAAGAAAATACTCAACTCTTCATTGGCATTATCGCTTAATTCTACCGAAGATTGAGAGAACATTTGGCTCAAGTTATCAGCCATATCCAACATTTTGTCATATTCATCAGCTGATTTCTTATCCATAAATGTTTTCGCCTCTACCCCGTTTCTAATTACTACAAACCGACTTTCAACTGCCATTAGATTTCCCCATTCTTACATTTTGAGCTAATTAAAGGCTCATAACGCTGTTAAAAAATTAACGTTTACATAAATAATATTCATCACAATAGCATAATTAGCACTCAAGCTGTATATAAAAACAGTTAAATATAACTACTTTCAATAAGCCAGATCATTGAAGCTTTAAAAACGCGTTAATCATCGCAAGTTTAATAGCCTCTACTGCAACTTTCAGATGTCAATGTATCACCAAATGTAAATATTAATGTCAGTATTAAACAACATTTTCTGCTGAATAAAAAGGCAATCAATCACTTAGCGAATATACACGTTTTAACGCTTGATTTTTACTTACATCCTCTGGGTAAATGGTTACAACTTTTAACTAAAAAGAGTCCACTATTATGGTGTGCCTTGCATAACAGGGCCAAATAAAAACTAACGATATAAAATAAACCTATGGAGAACTACCATGACTA
The DNA window shown above is from Colwellia psychrerythraea 34H and carries:
- a CDS encoding M48 family metallopeptidase, which translates into the protein MLEYKLIRSKRRKTLALQVKHGQVTVRAPHYVTSAFIDTFIQEKSAWLRSKLAEQQKTPEYCDFSQGSNLLYLGEKVILNICIAKKSEVYFSHLVIAEIEPKNYQEITTKQLNVAISEKIHSRLINPLAISKQIKKQLEVYFKQQAEQLFSERLERISKQISLCPTAINIRQYRARWGSCNNRGEVSFNYLLMMTPLTVIDYVIVHELCHLEHLNHSKEFWHLVEKFCPNYEIAKKWLNTYQSQLQWQNPH
- a CDS encoding YebG family protein encodes the protein MDKKSADEYDKMLDMADNLSQMFSQSSVELSDNANEELSIFLAQHREEVLVALLAKKPTKAIIKKSVEKVTDLPIAEIEIKKPAAKAKKSKAKVTTTKLSEAS